A part of Gemmatimonas groenlandica genomic DNA contains:
- a CDS encoding YbcC family protein: MSDTVSDSVMRAVETASARIAPAWPLDRLIAVNPWWGYVDRPIDEAAAELAALSGARLTMPRSWFRARYASSALTDAHLVRALEELGSSLSLNDVRSALQFDAPTLPVGLLVTDLVDATRETQRHAAWRDFVVEHVSHACGAWFGDGQAAWSADRDGGLYGLWSDMGQRDAGVRLLMGLPGFRRAVAALPQEPQQLIACAVDELAVPSALQAAYFTALLQSVSGWAAACAFQRWDARLAGGDDDQIVHLLATRLAWELVLYRTSGAPGLAQRWTDARREWVGLADAVRVAQSVDWVLQRALELAYQEPLAGQLAGPRHAASTTPSVQAVFCIDVRSEVMRRALEAAQPTAQTLGFAGFFGMPIAYQAAEGVLRPQLPGLLSPALAVADSGARVSAVQRERSDGAALAGAWTSFAGSAASTFTAVEATGLGAAVSLLRMTFAPTAPALDPLRDALATSDSPLSPRLGASIADGHVPTLAERTQLAANALRGMSLTRDFARLVALVGHGAATCNNPQAAGLACGACGGQSGEVNARVAAALLNDADVRDALLAHDIRIPGTTHFVPALHDTVTDTVSLFDLADVPATHRDDVIAFERALAEAGRLARRERAPRLGLAHADDDALLGALRRRAADWSEVRPEWGLARNAAFVVAPRERTRGLVLDGRSFLHEYRWQDDIGFAVLTLILTAPMVVTNWINLQYYASTVDPVRYGSGDKVLHNVVGGNVGVVEGAGGDLRIGLALQSVHDGADWVHEPLRLSVFVEAPAAAIDGIISAHAVVRQLVTNGWLYLYRIDPFDGQIYARRAHDWQLVRARS; encoded by the coding sequence ATGTCCGATACTGTGTCCGACAGCGTGATGCGTGCGGTCGAAACGGCGTCCGCGCGGATCGCGCCGGCCTGGCCGCTCGACCGGCTCATCGCGGTCAACCCGTGGTGGGGGTATGTGGATCGGCCCATCGACGAAGCGGCAGCCGAGCTGGCCGCACTCAGCGGCGCGCGTCTCACGATGCCGCGTTCGTGGTTTCGTGCGCGCTACGCATCCAGCGCGTTGACCGATGCGCATCTCGTCCGCGCACTCGAGGAACTCGGGTCGTCGCTCTCCCTGAACGACGTGCGCAGCGCCTTGCAGTTCGACGCGCCCACGTTGCCAGTCGGTCTATTGGTGACCGACCTGGTCGATGCCACGCGTGAGACACAACGCCATGCGGCGTGGCGCGACTTCGTGGTGGAGCATGTGAGCCACGCGTGTGGTGCGTGGTTCGGTGACGGGCAAGCCGCGTGGTCGGCCGATCGCGACGGCGGATTGTACGGGCTGTGGTCGGACATGGGTCAGCGCGACGCAGGTGTGCGGCTGCTCATGGGACTGCCGGGTTTTCGCCGCGCGGTGGCGGCATTGCCACAGGAGCCGCAGCAGCTGATCGCGTGCGCCGTCGATGAGCTCGCGGTACCATCGGCGTTGCAGGCGGCGTATTTCACCGCACTGCTCCAGAGCGTATCCGGTTGGGCCGCGGCGTGCGCGTTTCAGCGGTGGGACGCCCGACTTGCCGGGGGTGATGACGATCAGATTGTGCATCTGCTGGCGACACGTCTGGCCTGGGAGCTCGTGCTGTATCGCACGAGCGGCGCGCCGGGTCTCGCGCAGCGCTGGACAGACGCACGACGGGAGTGGGTCGGACTGGCCGATGCCGTGCGCGTGGCGCAGTCGGTGGACTGGGTTTTGCAGCGCGCTCTCGAGCTGGCGTATCAGGAACCGCTGGCGGGGCAGCTCGCCGGGCCGCGGCACGCTGCGTCGACCACGCCGTCGGTACAAGCGGTGTTCTGCATCGATGTGCGCTCCGAGGTGATGCGTCGCGCGCTGGAGGCTGCGCAGCCGACCGCGCAGACGCTCGGCTTCGCCGGATTCTTCGGGATGCCGATCGCCTATCAGGCTGCTGAGGGCGTGTTACGTCCGCAGCTGCCCGGCCTGCTGTCGCCGGCCCTCGCGGTGGCCGACAGCGGCGCGCGCGTCTCCGCAGTGCAGCGCGAGCGGAGCGACGGGGCGGCGCTCGCGGGCGCGTGGACGTCGTTCGCGGGAAGCGCGGCGTCGACGTTCACCGCCGTGGAAGCCACTGGACTCGGGGCCGCTGTGTCGTTGCTGCGCATGACCTTCGCGCCGACGGCCCCCGCGCTCGATCCCCTGCGTGATGCGCTCGCCACGAGTGACAGCCCGCTCTCGCCGCGGCTCGGTGCATCCATCGCCGACGGCCACGTGCCGACACTCGCCGAACGCACGCAACTTGCGGCGAACGCCCTGCGCGGGATGAGCCTCACGCGCGACTTTGCGCGCTTGGTGGCGCTGGTGGGTCATGGTGCGGCGACGTGCAACAACCCGCAGGCGGCCGGACTCGCGTGCGGCGCGTGCGGCGGACAGAGCGGAGAAGTCAACGCGCGCGTGGCCGCCGCGCTCTTGAACGATGCAGACGTGCGCGACGCGCTCCTCGCGCATGACATCCGCATTCCGGGCACGACGCACTTCGTGCCCGCGCTGCACGACACGGTGACCGACACGGTATCGCTATTCGACCTGGCCGACGTGCCCGCAACGCATCGCGACGACGTGATTGCCTTCGAACGCGCACTCGCTGAAGCCGGCCGGCTAGCGCGTCGCGAGCGCGCCCCTCGGCTCGGCCTTGCGCACGCCGATGATGACGCGCTGCTTGGTGCGCTCCGTCGTCGAGCGGCCGACTGGTCGGAGGTGCGACCGGAATGGGGGCTCGCACGGAACGCGGCGTTCGTCGTCGCGCCGCGCGAGCGGACACGCGGTCTGGTCCTGGACGGCCGCTCGTTCCTGCACGAGTATCGGTGGCAAGACGATATCGGGTTCGCGGTGCTCACGCTGATTCTTACCGCCCCGATGGTCGTCACGAACTGGATCAATCTGCAATACTACGCATCCACCGTCGATCCGGTGCGGTATGGCAGCGGTGACAAGGTGCTGCACAACGTGGTGGGCGGCAACGTGGGTGTCGTCGAGGGCGCCGGGGGGGATCTTCGCATCGGTCTTGCGCTGCAGTCCGTGCACGATGGGGCGGACTGGGTGCACGAACCCCTGCGCCTGTCGGTGTTCGTCGAGGCTCCGGCCGCCGCGATCGATGGCATCATCAGCGCGCACGCGGTGGTGCGTCAACTCGTCACGAACGGCTGGCTGTACCTGTACCGTATCGATCCGTTCGATGGGCAGATCTACGCGCGCCGCGCACACGACTGGCAGTTGGTGCGTGCACGATCATGA
- a CDS encoding VOC family protein, with amino-acid sequence MPVADNDGKGFESFHVKDPDGFDVQLCNDAHRKTRASQPATATHSVPAPFEHTNWQTVWLDHISFEVTNYKETTAFYAALLGWKPTGDEASQNEVEIGDLGNIIIRGGNPLAPNATTPAVRRATMGHVSFGIAPWDTDPIKAELTKRGLTSRDDTGGKGDIHDPAAKYKSYHTTTPDGYDLQISNATKANRTVR; translated from the coding sequence ATGCCCGTAGCCGACAACGACGGCAAGGGCTTCGAAAGCTTTCACGTGAAGGACCCCGACGGCTTCGACGTGCAACTCTGCAACGACGCCCATCGCAAGACGCGCGCATCGCAGCCCGCCACCGCCACGCACTCGGTGCCCGCGCCGTTCGAGCACACGAACTGGCAGACGGTGTGGCTCGATCACATCTCCTTCGAAGTCACCAACTACAAAGAGACCACCGCCTTCTACGCCGCCCTCCTCGGCTGGAAGCCCACCGGCGACGAAGCCAGTCAGAACGAAGTGGAAATCGGTGACCTCGGCAACATCATCATCCGCGGCGGCAACCCGCTCGCGCCGAACGCCACCACGCCCGCCGTGCGACGCGCCACGATGGGACACGTGTCCTTCGGCATCGCCCCGTGGGACACCGATCCGATCAAGGCCGAACTCACCAAGCGTGGTCTCACCAGCCGCGATGACACCGGTGGTAAAGGCGACATCCACGATCCCGCCGCCAAGTACAAGAGCTATCACACCACTACGCCCGACGGCTACGACCTGCAGATCAGCAACGCCACCAAAGCAAATCGCACCGTGCGCTGA
- a CDS encoding integron integrase: protein MLHDRITAKHYSARTEQAYAQWVRRYVRFHGRRHPRELGEVQVRDFLTHLARDEQVSASTQNQALAALLFLYREVLALPISGMMQHLHAKRPERLPVVMTRDETQRVLQAMRGTTRLMASLMYGSGMRLMECCTLRVKDVDLTRGEIVIRSGKGQKDRVTMLPQRVLPALRVHLDRAAAQHAKDVVAGGGYVALPDALRRKLGDRASKSWPWQWIFPATRSYRDAATGERRRHHLHESVVQRDVTNAVREAQIGKRATCHTFRHSFATHLLASGSDIRTIQELLGHKDVRTTMIYTHVLNRGGLGVRSPLDS from the coding sequence GTGCTGCATGATCGGATCACGGCCAAGCACTACAGCGCGCGCACGGAGCAGGCGTACGCGCAGTGGGTGCGGCGGTACGTGCGGTTTCACGGACGTCGGCATCCACGTGAGCTGGGGGAGGTGCAGGTGCGCGATTTCCTGACGCATCTGGCGCGCGACGAGCAGGTGAGTGCGAGCACGCAGAATCAGGCGTTAGCGGCGCTGCTGTTCCTGTATCGCGAGGTGCTGGCGTTGCCGATCTCGGGGATGATGCAGCACCTGCATGCGAAGCGCCCCGAACGACTGCCCGTCGTGATGACGCGCGACGAAACGCAACGCGTGCTGCAGGCGATGCGCGGCACGACGCGACTGATGGCGTCGCTGATGTACGGCAGCGGCATGCGGCTGATGGAGTGCTGCACGTTGCGGGTGAAGGACGTGGATCTGACGCGCGGCGAGATCGTGATCCGATCGGGGAAGGGGCAGAAAGATCGGGTGACGATGCTGCCGCAGCGCGTGCTGCCGGCGTTGCGGGTACACCTCGATCGCGCGGCAGCGCAGCACGCGAAGGACGTGGTAGCCGGAGGCGGGTATGTGGCGCTCCCCGACGCGCTGCGCCGAAAACTCGGTGATCGCGCGTCGAAGAGTTGGCCGTGGCAATGGATCTTTCCGGCCACGCGGAGCTATCGCGACGCCGCGACCGGGGAACGTCGCCGACATCATCTGCATGAGAGCGTAGTGCAGCGCGACGTGACCAACGCCGTGCGGGAGGCGCAGATCGGCAAGCGGGCCACGTGCCACACCTTCCGTCACAGCTTCGCGACGCATCTGCTGGCGTCGGGGTCGGACATCCGCACCATTCAGGAATTGCTGGGACACAAGGATGTGCGGACGACGATGATCTACACGCACGTGCTGAACCGGGGTGGGTTGGGGGTGCGGAGTCCGTTGGATTCGTAA